A DNA window from Corynebacterium ciconiae DSM 44920 contains the following coding sequences:
- a CDS encoding sugar O-acetyltransferase, whose protein sequence is MSENSFDPETYSTLEQMRSGQWYLPKSKEPKEARRTAARTLREFNTTTDEIKQQDLLLDLLGQYDTEDTEVESPIYIQYGVHTSIGKGSRIQANVTILDSAEVRIGERVNISPGCQLYTAMPPVHDAQMRSYGWKRALPITIEDDVWIGPGVTVLPGVTIGRKSVIAAGSVVDRDVPPHSIASGNPVQVTKGIHAGASAERNELPAGVPFDLGEAER, encoded by the coding sequence ATGAGTGAGAACAGCTTTGATCCTGAGACCTACTCCACGCTCGAGCAGATGCGCAGCGGCCAGTGGTACCTGCCCAAATCCAAGGAGCCAAAGGAGGCCCGACGCACCGCGGCGCGCACCCTGCGGGAGTTCAACACCACTACCGATGAGATCAAACAGCAGGACCTGTTGCTTGATCTTCTGGGGCAGTATGACACCGAGGACACCGAGGTGGAATCGCCGATCTACATCCAATACGGCGTGCACACCTCCATTGGCAAGGGCAGCCGCATTCAGGCGAATGTGACCATCCTCGATTCCGCCGAGGTGCGCATCGGGGAGCGGGTGAATATCTCCCCAGGCTGCCAGCTCTACACCGCGATGCCGCCGGTGCACGATGCGCAGATGCGCTCCTATGGCTGGAAGAGGGCCCTTCCCATCACTATCGAAGATGATGTGTGGATCGGGCCTGGGGTCACTGTGCTGCCCGGGGTGACCATCGGCCGCAAGTCCGTGATCGCCGCCGGCTCGGTGGTGGACCGGGACGTGCCGCCGCACTCCATCGCCTCGGGTAACCCGGTGCAGGTGACGAAGGGTATTCACGCCGGCGCCTCGGCTGAGCGCAATGAACTTCCCGCTGGGGTGCCCTTCGATCTTGGGGAAGCAGAGCGCTAA
- a CDS encoding TrkH family potassium uptake protein, with product MKRPAFLVAGGFLILIAIGTALLSLPVAHAPGESYNFITSLFTATSAVCLTGLIVVDTASYFSHTGQAIIMVLIQLGGLGIMTLTVLVSWLALGKVGLKSSITTTAEGRVSHLGDVKKAVLTIVGISFTMEIITAILLAARFAKGYDFTPGQALWQGGFHAVSAFNNAGFALHTDSLMPYATDALILLPVAAAIIVGGVGFYIVASPTQAMKTLSGWFTVWGTIILLIVGMLGARLFEDTSWLLSFFHSATTRTAGFNAIDMETIHPGYIVLTEVLMAIGGGSGGTAGGVRITTVAVLIVVVLAEVRGRDEVDIRRKRIPNATVRQALAVIMMSLTLLVGATLGVTMLAPELGMEKVTFEVISAFSTTGLSLGITDALPPAAQLILIVLMFSGRIGPITVVAALASQKRSHLSYPKERPFIG from the coding sequence ATGAAACGACCTGCGTTCCTCGTGGCGGGAGGGTTCCTCATCCTCATCGCCATCGGTACCGCGCTGCTCAGCTTGCCCGTGGCGCATGCGCCGGGGGAGAGCTATAACTTCATTACCTCTCTATTTACCGCCACCTCGGCGGTGTGTCTGACCGGTTTGATTGTGGTGGATACCGCCAGCTACTTCTCCCACACCGGCCAGGCCATCATTATGGTCCTCATCCAGCTGGGCGGCTTGGGCATTATGACCTTGACCGTGCTGGTGAGCTGGCTGGCCCTAGGCAAAGTGGGCTTAAAGTCCAGTATCACCACCACCGCCGAAGGGCGCGTCTCGCACCTAGGTGATGTGAAAAAGGCGGTGCTCACCATCGTCGGCATTTCCTTCACCATGGAGATCATCACCGCGATCCTGCTGGCCGCACGTTTTGCCAAGGGCTATGATTTCACCCCTGGTCAGGCACTGTGGCAGGGCGGATTCCACGCGGTGTCGGCCTTTAATAATGCGGGCTTTGCGCTGCACACCGATTCGCTCATGCCCTATGCCACCGACGCGTTAATCCTGCTGCCCGTGGCGGCAGCGATCATCGTCGGCGGTGTGGGCTTTTATATTGTGGCTTCGCCAACGCAGGCGATGAAGACGCTATCGGGCTGGTTTACGGTGTGGGGCACGATCATCCTGCTCATCGTGGGCATGCTCGGAGCACGGTTGTTTGAAGATACCTCGTGGCTGCTGTCCTTCTTCCACTCCGCCACCACCCGTACCGCCGGCTTCAATGCCATCGATATGGAAACCATCCACCCGGGCTACATTGTGCTCACCGAGGTGTTAATGGCTATTGGCGGTGGCTCTGGCGGCACCGCCGGAGGCGTGCGCATCACCACGGTGGCCGTGCTCATCGTGGTGGTGTTGGCCGAGGTGCGCGGCCGCGACGAGGTGGATATTCGCCGTAAGCGCATCCCCAATGCCACCGTGCGCCAGGCACTCGCCGTGATCATGATGTCGCTGACGCTGCTCGTTGGCGCTACCCTTGGGGTGACCATGCTGGCGCCCGAGCTGGGCATGGAGAAGGTGACATTCGAAGTCATCAGCGCGTTTTCCACGACAGGACTGTCGTTGGGTATCACGGATGCGCTGCCGCCGGCAGCCCAGCTGATCCTTATTGTGTTGATGTTCTCCGGCAGGATCGGCCCGATCACCGTGGTTGCGGCGCTCGCATCCCAGAAACGCAGCCATCTGTCCTATCCCAAAGAAAGGCCCTTCATTGGCTAA
- a CDS encoding potassium channel family protein: protein MAKQRVVILGLGRFGLALGEELVASGVDVVGVDSLERAVNAAEKLTHSVIADATDIEALKQLGVLDAEHVIVAIGEDMSASLLAVNNLKELGVTGVWAKADSQAHAKILRSMGVNNLIRPEFSTGKRLAHVISGHAEDYIEFDLDYAMVKLAAPRWLHGHKVADADPDIVAIKRSGRTFRPAVPEDIISPDDILIAAGPVKTLERFCERRR from the coding sequence TTGGCTAAGCAAAGAGTTGTCATTCTCGGTTTGGGGCGCTTCGGCCTCGCGCTCGGCGAGGAGCTGGTTGCCTCCGGAGTGGACGTGGTGGGCGTGGACTCCTTGGAGCGGGCGGTCAACGCGGCCGAAAAGCTCACTCACAGCGTGATTGCCGATGCCACGGACATCGAGGCCCTCAAGCAATTGGGGGTGTTGGACGCAGAGCATGTAATCGTGGCCATCGGAGAAGACATGTCGGCCTCGCTCTTGGCCGTCAACAACCTCAAGGAACTCGGCGTCACCGGGGTATGGGCCAAGGCGGATTCCCAGGCCCATGCCAAGATCCTCCGCTCGATGGGCGTGAATAACCTCATCCGCCCCGAGTTTTCCACCGGTAAGCGCCTGGCCCATGTGATCTCCGGCCACGCCGAGGACTACATCGAGTTTGATCTGGACTACGCCATGGTCAAGCTCGCTGCCCCGCGCTGGTTGCACGGGCATAAGGTGGCCGACGCCGATCCAGACATCGTGGCCATCAAGCGCTCGGGTCGCACCTTCCGGCCTGCCGTGCCGGAGGACATCATCAGCCCCGACGACATTCTCATCGCCGCCGGCCCTGTGAAAACTCTCGAGCGTTTCTGCGAGCGACGCCGCTAG
- the purB gene encoding adenylosuccinate lyase has translation MSTPRISNVLASRYASPALTQIWSPEYKIITERRLWIAVMRAQAELGVDIPAEAIAAYEGVVEQIDLESIAARERITRHDVKARIEEFNALAGYEHIHKGMTSRDLTENVEQLQLHSSLELIRNKAVAVLSRIARIAAENKALVMAGRSHNVAAQATTLGKRFASAADEMLVAVQRIEHQLEDYPLRGIKGPMGTAQDMLDLMGGDPMKLAALERSIADHLGFSRTFDSVGQVYPRSLDFEVLSSLVQLGAGPSSLATTIRLMAGNEVVTEGFKEGQVGSSAMPHKMNARSCERVCGLQVVLRGYLTMVADLAGQQWNEGDVFCSVVRRVALPDAFFAIDGMFETFLTVLDEFGVFPAMIERELDRYLPFLATTRILMAAVRAGVGREQAHEVIKENAVAVALNMRENGADQDLIERLAADERLPLGMEELTAALADRHAFIGEAESQVERVLNHVQELANQYPEAANYSPGEIV, from the coding sequence ATGTCGACACCACGTATTTCTAATGTCCTCGCCTCCCGTTACGCCTCGCCTGCGCTGACGCAGATCTGGAGCCCCGAATACAAGATCATCACGGAACGCCGGCTGTGGATCGCCGTGATGCGTGCCCAAGCCGAGCTGGGGGTGGACATTCCCGCCGAGGCCATCGCCGCCTACGAGGGGGTCGTGGAACAGATCGATCTGGAGTCCATCGCCGCTCGCGAGCGCATCACCCGCCACGATGTGAAGGCCCGCATCGAGGAATTCAACGCTCTTGCCGGATACGAGCACATCCACAAGGGTATGACCAGCCGTGATCTCACCGAGAACGTGGAGCAGCTGCAGCTGCATTCTTCGCTCGAGCTCATCCGCAATAAGGCCGTGGCTGTCTTGAGCCGTATCGCCCGCATCGCCGCCGAGAATAAGGCGCTGGTGATGGCAGGACGCTCCCACAATGTTGCCGCCCAGGCCACCACCTTGGGCAAGCGTTTCGCCTCCGCCGCCGATGAGATGCTGGTGGCGGTGCAGCGCATCGAGCACCAGCTGGAGGATTACCCCCTCCGCGGTATTAAGGGCCCGATGGGCACTGCCCAGGACATGCTCGATCTCATGGGCGGGGATCCCATGAAACTCGCAGCCTTGGAGCGCAGCATCGCCGATCACCTTGGCTTTAGTCGCACCTTCGACTCGGTGGGGCAGGTGTATCCCCGTTCCCTCGACTTTGAGGTGCTCTCCTCGTTGGTGCAGCTGGGCGCCGGCCCCTCCTCGCTGGCCACCACGATCCGCCTCATGGCGGGCAACGAGGTAGTCACCGAGGGCTTCAAAGAAGGCCAGGTGGGATCCTCGGCGATGCCGCACAAGATGAATGCCCGTTCCTGCGAGCGTGTCTGTGGCCTCCAGGTGGTGCTGCGCGGCTACCTCACCATGGTGGCTGATCTCGCCGGCCAGCAGTGGAATGAAGGCGATGTGTTCTGCTCCGTGGTGCGGCGCGTGGCACTGCCCGATGCTTTCTTCGCCATCGACGGCATGTTTGAAACCTTCCTCACCGTGCTCGACGAGTTCGGGGTGTTCCCCGCCATGATCGAGCGCGAGCTGGACCGCTACCTGCCCTTCCTGGCCACCACCCGTATACTCATGGCGGCGGTGCGCGCCGGGGTGGGCCGCGAGCAGGCTCACGAGGTGATTAAGGAAAACGCCGTGGCCGTGGCGTTGAACATGCGTGAAAATGGCGCTGACCAGGACCTCATCGAGCGACTAGCCGCGGATGAGCGGCTGCCGTTGGGCATGGAGGAACTCACTGCGGCCTTGGCGGATCGGCACGCCTTCATTGGCGAGGCCGAGTCCCAGGTGGAGCGGGTACTCAATCACGTGCAGGAGCTGGCGAACCAATATCCTGAGGCGGCGAACTACAGCCCAGGCGAAATCGTCTAG
- a CDS encoding phosphoribosylaminoimidazolesuccinocarboxamide synthase, with the protein MRPELSSYDHVSAGKVREIYEVDDETLLMVVSDRISAFDYILDTDIPDKGRVLTAMSMHFFDILDVPNHLAGPIDDERIPEEVLGRAVLCKKLKMLPFECIARGYLTGSGFAEYQEHGTVCGIELPEGLREASKLPEPIFTPATKAEMGDHDENVSFERVVEKLGQKRADELRDATLSVYRTAAALAEDRGLILADTKLEFGVDSEGNLVLADEVLTPDSSRYWPQDGYQEGKVQPSFDKQYVRNWLTGPKSGWKKSDHTPPPALPGSVVEATRERYIDAYERVSGKKFSDWIGTCV; encoded by the coding sequence ATGCGTCCAGAACTTTCATCGTATGACCACGTCTCTGCAGGCAAGGTCCGTGAGATCTACGAGGTCGATGACGAGACCTTGCTCATGGTGGTCTCCGACCGAATCTCGGCTTTCGACTACATCTTGGACACCGACATCCCAGACAAGGGGCGCGTGCTCACCGCCATGAGTATGCACTTCTTCGACATTCTGGATGTGCCCAATCACCTCGCCGGCCCCATCGATGATGAGCGGATTCCGGAAGAGGTGCTCGGTCGCGCCGTTTTGTGCAAGAAGCTGAAGATGCTGCCTTTCGAGTGCATCGCCCGTGGCTATCTCACCGGCTCGGGTTTCGCCGAGTATCAGGAGCACGGCACCGTATGTGGCATCGAGCTCCCCGAGGGGCTGCGCGAGGCCTCCAAGCTGCCGGAGCCGATCTTCACCCCCGCCACCAAGGCGGAGATGGGCGATCACGATGAGAACGTCTCCTTCGAGCGGGTAGTGGAGAAGCTCGGTCAAAAACGCGCCGATGAGCTTCGCGACGCCACCCTGTCCGTCTATCGCACCGCGGCTGCCCTCGCGGAGGATCGCGGGCTGATTTTGGCGGACACCAAGCTGGAATTCGGGGTGGACTCCGAGGGCAATCTGGTTCTCGCCGATGAGGTTCTCACCCCTGACTCCTCCCGCTACTGGCCGCAGGATGGCTATCAAGAGGGCAAGGTGCAGCCCAGCTTCGATAAGCAGTATGTGCGTAACTGGCTCACGGGGCCAAAGTCGGGCTGGAAGAAGTCCGATCACACCCCGCCGCCCGCGCTGCCGGGCTCCGTGGTGGAGGCAACGCGGGAGCGTTATATCGACGCCTATGAGCGCGTCTCTGGCAAGAAGTTTTCCGACTGGATCGGCACCTGCGTCTAA
- a CDS encoding ABC transporter substrate-binding protein — protein MRRMRRVALGVIATASLALSACAGGNGADSDADKDTAASGDAAVTVTDVKGRTVTFDEQPERVILGEGRALFATSILNNEDPIDHVVAIGSDLTKGAPSFKKRLEEAVPEVGELPEIGNMAKGDVTVENLLSFEPDAVVMTADHYDAVSTTGMLDKLDQAGIKYIVTDFRQHPLENTTKSVAALGELFDREDEAEKFNKDWQETIDRIEEKTKDLSEDERPSTLLWRAAGLKDCCATVSKSNLGEFITIAGGKNLGDEILDTESGDITAEKVIAEAPEAIIATGGSWDPEVSGSKDDATKQAIPHVELGYFATEDKAQKTLAGLLQTNGFEQLEAPKEGHLYGVWHQFYDSPMNFLALEQFAQWLHPELFKDEDVEAHWKQAHEDYLPFEASGVFFVQHNK, from the coding sequence ATGAGACGTATGCGTAGGGTGGCACTGGGTGTCATCGCCACAGCGAGCCTCGCGTTGAGCGCCTGTGCCGGCGGCAACGGCGCTGATTCGGACGCGGACAAGGATACCGCGGCATCCGGAGATGCGGCGGTCACCGTCACCGATGTCAAGGGCCGGACTGTCACCTTTGACGAGCAGCCTGAGCGCGTGATCCTGGGCGAGGGGCGTGCCCTCTTCGCTACGTCCATTCTGAATAACGAGGATCCGATCGATCACGTGGTGGCCATCGGTAGCGACCTCACCAAGGGCGCCCCGTCCTTCAAGAAGCGCCTTGAGGAGGCTGTGCCTGAGGTGGGCGAGCTGCCGGAGATCGGCAATATGGCCAAGGGTGATGTCACCGTGGAAAACCTGCTCTCCTTCGAGCCGGATGCTGTGGTGATGACCGCCGATCACTATGATGCCGTTTCCACCACCGGCATGCTGGACAAGCTGGATCAGGCTGGCATCAAATACATCGTCACCGATTTCCGCCAGCACCCTCTGGAGAACACCACCAAGTCCGTGGCCGCCTTGGGTGAGCTCTTCGACCGAGAAGACGAGGCCGAGAAGTTCAACAAGGACTGGCAGGAGACCATCGACCGCATCGAAGAGAAGACCAAGGATCTCTCCGAGGATGAGCGCCCCTCCACGCTGCTGTGGCGTGCCGCTGGTCTGAAGGACTGCTGCGCCACGGTCTCCAAGTCGAACCTGGGTGAGTTCATCACCATCGCCGGCGGAAAGAACCTCGGCGATGAGATCCTGGACACCGAGTCCGGCGACATCACCGCTGAAAAGGTCATCGCCGAGGCCCCGGAGGCCATCATCGCCACCGGCGGCTCCTGGGATCCGGAGGTCTCCGGCTCCAAGGACGATGCCACTAAGCAGGCCATTCCCCACGTGGAGCTCGGCTACTTCGCTACCGAAGATAAGGCCCAGAAGACCTTGGCCGGCTTGCTGCAGACCAATGGCTTCGAGCAGCTGGAAGCGCCGAAGGAGGGCCACCTCTACGGGGTGTGGCACCAGTTCTACGATTCTCCGATGAACTTCCTCGCCCTGGAGCAGTTCGCCCAGTGGCTCCACCCGGAGCTGTTTAAGGATGAGGACGTAGAGGCGCACTGGAAGCAGGCCCACGAGGACTACCTGCCCTTCGAGGCCTCGGGCGTGTTCTTCGTCCAGCACAACAAGTAG
- a CDS encoding FecCD family ABC transporter permease, which translates to MTSRVHSPSTTPTSTPDPQSPATPAPTAKTAGGTAVATQLVRQHRATAIKRWLIIALLVAVAIAGFIAATVVGPTELGLRGVVQGLLNPGSLSTQDHTVLYTLRLPMSVMALLVGIVLSVAGAQMQTILANPLAEPFTLGISAAAAFGGAATIVLGWVIIDQPQFNLAMVAWVSAMIATAVIVGASIWRGASAETMILLGIGLVFLFQALLALIQYRASTEALQQIVFWSMGSMTRATWAGNLVLAIVVAISIPIFALLSWRLTALKLGDARAQAMGVNVQRLRVGVLLLCSIMAATAVAFSGIIGFVGLVGPHIARMLVGEDQRYFIPASAAAGAVMLSVSHAVSMLIIPGVAVPIGIITALVGVPFFITLIVTKRRNLW; encoded by the coding sequence ATGACCTCACGCGTGCATTCTCCCAGCACGACTCCCACATCCACTCCTGATCCCCAATCGCCCGCCACGCCTGCGCCCACCGCCAAGACGGCGGGAGGCACGGCCGTGGCGACCCAGCTGGTGCGACAGCACCGGGCCACGGCCATCAAACGGTGGCTCATCATTGCCCTATTGGTGGCGGTGGCCATCGCTGGATTCATTGCCGCCACCGTGGTGGGCCCCACCGAACTGGGGCTGCGCGGGGTGGTGCAGGGACTACTTAATCCCGGTTCGCTCAGCACCCAAGACCACACCGTGCTCTACACGCTGCGCCTACCGATGTCGGTGATGGCCCTGCTGGTGGGCATCGTGCTGTCGGTCGCCGGGGCGCAGATGCAAACCATTCTGGCTAATCCTCTGGCCGAGCCCTTCACTCTCGGGATCTCCGCTGCGGCGGCCTTCGGTGGTGCGGCCACCATCGTGCTCGGCTGGGTGATTATTGATCAACCCCAGTTCAACCTCGCAATGGTGGCGTGGGTTTCGGCGATGATCGCCACCGCCGTGATCGTCGGCGCCTCTATCTGGCGCGGGGCCAGCGCCGAGACCATGATCCTGCTCGGCATTGGTTTGGTGTTCCTCTTCCAAGCACTGCTGGCCTTGATCCAATATCGCGCCTCCACCGAAGCGCTGCAGCAGATTGTGTTCTGGTCCATGGGGTCAATGACCCGCGCTACCTGGGCCGGCAATCTGGTGCTCGCAATTGTGGTGGCTATCAGCATCCCCATCTTTGCGCTCCTATCGTGGCGACTCACCGCGTTGAAGCTTGGCGACGCCCGCGCCCAGGCCATGGGCGTGAACGTCCAACGTTTGCGCGTGGGTGTGCTCCTGCTGTGCTCGATCATGGCCGCCACGGCCGTGGCCTTCTCCGGCATTATCGGCTTCGTCGGCCTGGTGGGCCCGCACATCGCCCGCATGCTCGTGGGCGAGGACCAGCGCTACTTCATTCCCGCCTCCGCCGCGGCGGGCGCTGTGATGCTTTCGGTATCGCACGCGGTGAGCATGCTCATTATTCCGGGGGTGGCGGTGCCCATCGGCATCATTACCGCGCTGGTAGGCGTGCCCTTTTTCATCACCCTCATCGTGACCAAGAGGAGGAATTTGTGGTAA
- a CDS encoding ABC transporter ATP-binding protein has protein sequence MVTTLTLDSVEVRYGRSVIVPNFDCEPLRAGEFTSLLGPNAAGKSTLLKAIAGVNKHRGTVVLDTGDARFHGASLRRHVGYVPQDLPSSAALHAYETVLIAARRAQASSTSPEMAAAATMERLGIADLAHCYLGELSGGQRQLVAVAQALVTEPDVLVLDEPTSALDLHRQLFLLDLVQEWVREHNAIGLVAIHDINLAARYSDRLIVMKKGELHADGAPEKVLTPELIDSVYGVRAEVFERGGMRMVQPLSAV, from the coding sequence GTGGTAACCACGCTCACTCTCGACTCCGTGGAGGTGCGCTATGGCCGCAGCGTCATCGTGCCCAATTTTGACTGCGAACCGCTGCGCGCCGGGGAGTTCACCTCCCTGTTGGGGCCCAATGCGGCAGGCAAGTCCACGCTGCTCAAGGCCATTGCAGGGGTGAATAAGCACCGCGGAACCGTGGTGCTTGATACCGGTGATGCCCGCTTCCATGGGGCCAGCCTGCGCCGTCACGTGGGCTATGTGCCCCAGGATTTGCCCAGCTCGGCGGCTCTGCACGCCTATGAAACCGTGCTTATCGCGGCGCGCCGAGCACAGGCGAGTAGCACCTCACCAGAGATGGCCGCAGCCGCTACCATGGAGCGGCTCGGTATCGCCGATCTAGCGCACTGCTATCTCGGTGAGCTCTCTGGTGGCCAGCGCCAGCTGGTGGCTGTGGCACAGGCGCTGGTGACCGAGCCGGATGTGCTGGTGCTGGATGAGCCCACCAGTGCTCTCGACTTGCACCGGCAGCTCTTCCTGCTGGATCTGGTGCAAGAGTGGGTGCGCGAGCACAATGCCATCGGCCTCGTGGCGATTCACGATATTAATCTCGCCGCCCGCTATTCAGATCGGTTGATCGTGATGAAAAAGGGCGAGCTCCATGCCGATGGGGCGCCCGAGAAGGTGCTCACCCCTGAGCTCATCGATTCCGTCTACGGGGTACGTGCCGAGGTGTTCGAGCGCGGCGGGATGCGCATGGTGCAGCCCTTGAGCGCAGTCTAA
- a CDS encoding S9 family peptidase, producing MTLEPPVADIRPITRTHHGRSFVDNYEWMRAKDAPETIEYLNAENAYTEQETAHLAPLREALFSELSSRIKQTDMSVPSRTEHYWYFGRTEEGKSYGRSCRIPVEGDSWTPPEIHPENPHPREEVVLDMDALAEGHEFFSLGALVTTRSGRYVAYSTDTSGDERFDLVIKDLHTGELLPDRIADTFYGALFSEDERYIFYTRVDEAWRPDSVWRHEIGTDAAEDVRIFHEPDEKFWVSIGKTRSNSYLVIDDSSKLTSEQWVCPMSDPTGSFECLIPRTPGVEYGVDHAVVGGEDRWLVLHNATGPNFALGWAPVGELESLADLREIEPHRHDVRLEGVDCFAGQLILNYRSEGLARVGIMTLDGAEFGSFEPIEFDEELYSAGCGSNALWDAPVLRMGYSSYTTPTQVLDYVVATGERIVRKEQEVLGGYNRDEYTATREWATARDGARIPISLIRRADVDMSQPHPTMLYGYGSYEMSNEPGFSVSALSLMDRGMVIAIAHIRGGGEMGRAWYDEGKMMKKMNTFTDFIACADYLLDSGMTTPQQLVAQGGSAGGLLMGAVANLAPEKFAAIQAIVPFVDPLTSILMPELPLTVTEWEEWGDPLHDAKVYDYIAAYAPYENISAQDYPNIMAITSLNDTRVLYVEPAKWIAKLRATATGGQFLLKTEMVAGHGGVSGRYDKWRQTAFEYAWVLDQAGAA from the coding sequence ATGACACTTGAGCCCCCAGTAGCGGATATCCGACCCATCACCCGCACGCACCACGGCCGCAGCTTTGTGGACAACTACGAGTGGATGCGCGCAAAAGACGCCCCCGAGACGATCGAGTATCTCAACGCGGAAAATGCCTACACAGAGCAGGAAACCGCGCATCTCGCGCCACTCCGCGAGGCTCTATTTTCCGAGCTGTCCTCTCGCATTAAACAAACCGACATGTCCGTGCCCTCGCGCACGGAACACTACTGGTATTTTGGCCGCACGGAGGAAGGTAAGTCCTACGGGCGTTCCTGCCGTATTCCTGTGGAAGGCGATTCGTGGACCCCGCCGGAGATCCATCCAGAAAACCCGCATCCGCGCGAGGAAGTGGTATTGGACATGGATGCCCTCGCCGAAGGGCACGAGTTTTTCTCCCTCGGCGCTCTCGTCACCACTCGCTCGGGGCGCTACGTGGCCTATTCCACCGACACCAGCGGTGATGAGCGCTTTGACCTAGTGATTAAAGACCTCCACACGGGCGAGCTGCTGCCGGATCGCATTGCCGATACCTTCTATGGGGCGCTGTTTTCCGAAGATGAGCGGTATATCTTCTACACCCGCGTGGACGAGGCGTGGCGCCCAGATTCGGTGTGGCGGCACGAGATCGGAACGGATGCGGCAGAGGATGTGCGCATTTTCCACGAGCCGGATGAAAAGTTTTGGGTAAGCATCGGCAAAACCCGGTCGAATTCCTATCTGGTGATCGATGACTCCTCCAAGCTCACCTCCGAGCAATGGGTGTGCCCGATGTCCGATCCCACCGGCAGCTTCGAGTGCCTTATTCCGCGCACTCCTGGCGTGGAGTACGGGGTGGATCATGCCGTGGTAGGCGGTGAGGACCGGTGGCTGGTTTTGCACAACGCCACCGGCCCGAATTTCGCCCTCGGTTGGGCCCCGGTGGGCGAGCTGGAGTCGCTGGCGGATCTCCGCGAGATTGAACCGCACCGCCACGATGTGCGCCTGGAAGGGGTGGACTGCTTCGCGGGCCAGTTGATCCTCAACTACCGCAGCGAGGGGCTAGCGCGCGTGGGGATCATGACGCTCGACGGGGCGGAGTTCGGTAGCTTCGAGCCGATCGAGTTCGATGAAGAGCTCTATTCCGCTGGTTGTGGCTCTAACGCCTTGTGGGATGCTCCGGTGCTGCGCATGGGCTATAGCTCCTACACCACGCCCACCCAGGTGTTGGACTATGTGGTGGCCACCGGCGAGCGCATTGTGCGCAAGGAGCAGGAGGTGCTGGGCGGCTATAACCGTGATGAGTACACCGCCACCCGCGAGTGGGCCACAGCCCGCGATGGGGCTCGGATCCCGATCTCGTTGATCCGTCGCGCCGATGTGGACATGTCGCAGCCGCATCCGACCATGCTGTATGGATATGGCTCCTACGAGATGTCTAATGAGCCGGGCTTTTCAGTGTCTGCGCTCTCGTTGATGGATCGCGGAATGGTGATCGCTATTGCCCACATTCGCGGCGGCGGCGAGATGGGGCGTGCGTGGTATGACGAGGGCAAGATGATGAAGAAGATGAACACCTTCACCGACTTCATCGCCTGCGCCGACTATCTGCTCGACTCTGGCATGACCACCCCGCAGCAGCTAGTGGCCCAGGGCGGTTCCGCGGGTGGGCTGCTCATGGGCGCGGTGGCGAATCTCGCGCCGGAGAAGTTCGCCGCGATCCAGGCGATCGTGCCCTTCGTGGATCCGCTGACCTCCATCCTCATGCCGGAGCTGCCGCTGACGGTGACCGAGTGGGAGGAGTGGGGCGATCCTCTGCACGACGCGAAGGTGTACGACTACATCGCTGCCTACGCCCCCTACGAGAACATCAGCGCCCAGGATTATCCCAACATCATGGCGATCACCTCGCTTAATGACACCCGCGTGCTCTACGTGGAGCCGGCCAAGTGGATTGCGAAGCTGCGCGCCACCGCCACCGGCGGGCAATTTTTGCTCAAGACCGAGATGGTAGCTGGCCACGGCGGGGTGTCGGGGCGCTACGACAAGTGGAGGCAAACCGCCTTCGAATACGCCTGGGTACTGGATCAGGCGGGGGCCGCTTAG
- the bluB gene encoding 5,6-dimethylbenzimidazole synthase codes for MELFDAISRRRDVRAEYTGERIDAASLRRILEAGHHAPSVGNSQPWDFVVVQDPARLEAFAEHVAGRRRAFAESLPEERKEVFNPIKIEGIRESGTGIVVTYDPERGGPNILGRHTIDETGLMSVTLAIENMWLAATALGVGMGWVSFYEEDFLAEFVGCVAPQRPVAWLCVGPVSHLEQVPDLVRFGWNRGRSLDAAIHQERLR; via the coding sequence ATGGAGCTTTTCGACGCCATCTCGCGCCGCCGCGATGTGCGGGCCGAATACACCGGCGAGCGTATCGACGCCGCTTCGTTACGGCGCATCCTCGAGGCGGGACATCACGCCCCCTCGGTGGGTAATTCCCAGCCGTGGGACTTCGTGGTGGTCCAGGACCCGGCGCGCTTGGAGGCATTCGCTGAGCACGTTGCGGGCCGCCGCCGTGCCTTTGCGGAGTCACTGCCTGAGGAGCGCAAAGAGGTGTTTAATCCCATCAAGATCGAGGGGATTCGAGAATCCGGCACGGGCATTGTGGTGACATACGATCCTGAGCGTGGCGGGCCCAATATTTTGGGTCGGCACACCATTGATGAGACGGGGCTGATGAGTGTCACCCTCGCCATTGAAAACATGTGGCTTGCCGCCACCGCGCTTGGTGTAGGTATGGGCTGGGTGAGCTTTTATGAAGAGGACTTTTTGGCCGAGTTTGTGGGCTGTGTGGCCCCGCAGCGGCCCGTGGCGTGGCTGTGCGTGGGGCCGGTGAGTCATCTGGAGCAGGTGCCGGATCTGGTGCGCTTTGGGTGGAATCGTGGTCGCAGTCTCGACGCAGCGATTCATCAGGAGCGGCTGCGCTAG